CACCGATTCGGGTGAAAACTCTATCAACGAGTCCAAATCTAGCAGACTCAGCGGGAATCCATAAACCTGCCTGCGACATAATAGACAATAAAGCAGTCATTCTAAGCCACGTAGATTTTCCGGCCATGTTAGGCCCAGTGAGAATTATTACACGAGAGTCCCCGCCTAAATTTACATCATTGGGAACAAAACCCGACGCGCGTAATTCATACTCTAAAACGGGATGACGGCCTGATTTTATCTCGATTATATCCGAATTATCTACAACGGGACAAATATAATTCCTTTCACGAGCAAGCCCCGCAAATGACGCAGCACAATCAAGCAGACCCAGTAAACGCCCAGTCAGCTGCAAATTTTGACTATATGAAATTATATGATTTATTATTTCGTTATAAAGTTTAGACTCAATCCTTGAAATTTCCGACTCGCTTGCATTCATGTTTGACTCAAAATTTTTGAGTTCAGGAGTTACAAATCTTCTCGCATTCACAAGAGTCTGAGTCTGCTTAAAATATTCCGGCTGAATTGTGAGTCCTCCCTTACCAGATTCAAGATAATAGCCGAATGCATTATTATAGCCAGCTTTCAATTTCGGGGTCGCTGTTGCCTGACGTTCTTTATCGAGATATTCATTTAGCCATTTTTCGCCCTGTGTTGAGATCTCGCGCCACTTGTCAAGCTCTTCATTGAATCCGGACTTGATAACGGCCTTAGTTCCCAGTATTCGCGGCAAATCTTCTTCTAGTGAGTCATTCAAGTAATTTTGCAGGTCGCTCAAATCGGGAATATTTTCCTGCAAACTCTTTAACGGCTCGGCAAGTTCAATAGCTTTTATATCGGGAATGATTCTCAAAGTATCACGAATTGCGGCCAAGTCTAAAGGATTCGCCGTTCCCAGTGCTATACGTGATAATGAACGCTCAATGTCGCGAGTTCCCGCTAACATGTCAAGAATTCGGGAAGATTCAAGCGGTGAGTCGACAAAAATTTTTATTGATTCCTGCCTGCGTTTGATTGCGTTGATGTCCATTAAAGGCCGTAAAAGCCAGCTTCTAAGAGTCCGCCTTCCCATAGGAGTCCGGCATTTGTCGAGACTCGTTAATAATGACACGCTGCCGACTGAGCAGACTTCAGGGATTAATTCAAGATTTCTTTGTGCGCTTGAGTCAAGACTCATTCTTTCACGAACTAACAACGGCGAAATTTAGAACTTGATTCAGCGTGCTGAATTGAGTCGCCGATAAATAATCAAGTGCTGCCCATGCCGGACCGACGCATAAATCGGACTCATTTATTCCGAATCCCTCAAGCCGTGAAGTATGTAAAATATTTTTGAGCCTTCCCGCTGCATTCTCGATTTTAAAATTTTCATATGAGACTGGCAATAAATTATAATCTCTCAAGAATTCAGGCAAATTTTTTATATTAGACGGGTAAAGAATTTCACCGGGTGCAAATGCTGATATAACGGCTGCTGCGTCGCGTTCGTTGAGTGTGCCCGCCTCGAGTCTTCCTGTATTAACTGCTAACAATGCAAGAGCGATTTTATTTTTTGCGGGATATACTGCGGCCAAGTGTCCGGATTCGCTTGTAAATTCTTCTTCAGGAACATAAGTTCCGGGCGTTACGACTCTAATAATTTTGCGTTCGACGATTGCCCCCGTTTTAGGTTCTCCGATCTGCTCACAGATTGCGGCCCTGTAACCGGCTTTTATGAGTCGTCCCAGATAAGAATTTAAAGCATGATGAGGAATCCCAGCCATAGGAATTTTTTTTTGCGAGTCCCTTGCAGTCAGTGCTATATCAAGTACTGATGCTGCTTTTCTTGCGTCGTCAAAAAATAGTTCGTAGAAATCTCCCATGCGAAATAATAATAATGCGTCGGGATATTCTTTCTTGAAAGTTTTATATTGCTCCAGCCACGGAGTCATTTTCACATCAGGCGGTATTATGTCAGTCATTAAAAAATTTTGCCCTCTAGTTAAATATTAAGAGTCATTATAACATTTTTGCGGCGTGGAATCTCGTTCTAGGGCGGGCGGGTGGGAGGAATCAGGCACGCGCGGGGGACTCACTTATACAAAGTGTGTGAAGAAATTTGCAAATGAACTATAAAATTTTCCAGCTGTCAGAGTCCGATAAATTTTCAAGCGAGTGAATAATCTTCCCGTATAAATCCGGTATATTTTCGCGTAAACCTGCAATAAATTCGCGCATTCTTTGCCTTTGAGTATG
This DNA window, taken from Synergistaceae bacterium, encodes the following:
- the mutS gene encoding DNA mismatch repair protein MutS: MLVRERMSLDSSAQRNLELIPEVCSVGSVSLLTSLDKCRTPMGRRTLRSWLLRPLMDINAIKRRQESIKIFVDSPLESSRILDMLAGTRDIERSLSRIALGTANPLDLAAIRDTLRIIPDIKAIELAEPLKSLQENIPDLSDLQNYLNDSLEEDLPRILGTKAVIKSGFNEELDKWREISTQGEKWLNEYLDKERQATATPKLKAGYNNAFGYYLESGKGGLTIQPEYFKQTQTLVNARRFVTPELKNFESNMNASESEISRIESKLYNEIINHIISYSQNLQLTGRLLGLLDCAASFAGLARERNYICPVVDNSDIIEIKSGRHPVLEYELRASGFVPNDVNLGGDSRVIILTGPNMAGKSTWLRMTALLSIMSQAGLWIPAESARFGLVDRVFTRIGARDDLVRGNSTFMIEMLETANILNNLTDRSLIILDEVGRGTATWDGMSIAWAVLEYLAVESRARVLFATHCHELTCLESKLEGVKNYSMAVSEGSEGILFLHEIIPGPASRSYGIEVARLAGLPNIVLRRAFELLEIFEREGLELQPEKIPAPLPQNALKRQIMLLSPESDAIIEELADLDINNITPLEALKLLHKFSVKSKEARNLT